In the genome of Gemmatimonadaceae bacterium, one region contains:
- a CDS encoding cation diffusion facilitator family transporter → MTQVSRGIRSAQFGVLVNAVLAVTKLVAGVVGNTYALIADAVESTADIFSSLVVWGGLHVSGREPDDDYPFGYGKAEALAAAVVSLMLLGAAIGIAYQAVSEIRAPHNTPAPWTLAVLVAVIVTKLVLARRVRAVGVDIGSRAVEADASHHLSDTITSAAAFVGITVAVWGGEGWESADDWAALLATGIIAYNGVVMLRSAMRDLMDRMPGADIVEPVRRAAEGVPGVLATEKLAVSRTGMTYRVTLHVQTEPSLSIRDAHIVGGMVKSAIRAAVPRVDSVLVHLEPYE, encoded by the coding sequence ATGACGCAGGTGAGCAGGGGCATCAGGTCGGCGCAGTTCGGCGTGCTGGTGAACGCCGTGCTGGCGGTGACCAAGCTGGTCGCGGGTGTCGTCGGAAATACGTACGCCCTGATCGCCGACGCGGTCGAATCCACGGCGGACATCTTCTCGTCGCTCGTCGTGTGGGGCGGGCTGCACGTCTCCGGCCGGGAGCCGGACGACGATTATCCGTTCGGCTACGGCAAGGCCGAAGCGCTCGCGGCGGCGGTGGTCTCGCTCATGCTGCTCGGCGCCGCCATCGGCATCGCGTACCAGGCGGTGAGCGAGATACGCGCGCCGCACAACACTCCCGCGCCGTGGACGCTGGCGGTTCTCGTGGCCGTAATCGTGACGAAGCTCGTGCTCGCGCGCCGCGTGCGCGCGGTGGGAGTGGACATCGGCAGCAGGGCGGTGGAGGCCGACGCGTCGCACCATCTGAGCGATACGATCACCTCGGCGGCCGCGTTCGTCGGAATTACTGTTGCCGTCTGGGGCGGCGAGGGCTGGGAGTCGGCCGACGACTGGGCCGCGCTGCTCGCCACTGGCATCATCGCGTACAACGGCGTGGTCATGTTGCGCTCGGCGATGCGCGATCTCATGGACCGCATGCCCGGTGCCGACATCGTCGAGCCGGTCCGTCGCGCGGCGGAGGGCGTTCCCGGCGTGCTCGCCACGGAGAAGCTCGCGGTGAGCAGAACGGGAATGACCTACCGCGTAACGCTGCACGTCCAAACCGAGCCGTCGCTGTCGATTCGTGACGCGCACATCGTCGGCGGGATGGTGAAGAGCGCGATCCGCGCCGCCGTGCCGCGCGTGGACTCGGTGCTCGTGCATCTCGAGCCGTACGAATAA
- a CDS encoding ferritin, translating to MISKETADALNAQVGHEFGASLQYVAISAYFKQEGLPELAHHFQLQADEERAHAMKIVQYIVDADAPLKIPSVPAPRAGFKSAEEVVQLALDWELKVTKQINDLMDLAIKQNEHLTRNFLEWFVNEQLEEVSSMDELLRMIRRAGEQGLMFVESHLARKLHGGAVPAGA from the coding sequence ATGATCAGCAAAGAAACAGCGGACGCGCTGAATGCACAGGTGGGGCACGAGTTCGGCGCATCCTTGCAGTACGTAGCCATCTCTGCCTACTTCAAACAGGAAGGGCTGCCGGAGCTGGCGCACCATTTCCAGCTCCAGGCCGACGAAGAGCGCGCGCACGCGATGAAGATCGTCCAGTATATCGTGGATGCCGACGCGCCGCTGAAGATCCCATCGGTCCCGGCGCCGAGGGCCGGCTTCAAGTCGGCGGAGGAAGTGGTGCAGCTCGCCCTGGACTGGGAGCTGAAGGTCACGAAGCAGATCAACGACCTGATGGATCTCGCCATCAAGCAGAACGAGCACCTGACGCGCAACTTTCTCGAGTGGTTCGTCAACGAGCAGCTCGAGGAAGTGTCCAGCATGGACGAGCTGTTGCGGATGATCCGGCGCGCCGGCGAGCAGGGGCTGATGTTCGTCGAGAGCCACCTGGCGCGGAAGCTTCACGGCGGAGCGGTGCCAGCGGGAGCCTGA
- a CDS encoding metallophosphoesterase produces MARWVEVSTLPKLAGSARFWAIRAVACAAALSPAVGCTDRSGLAVAEGANPTPPLTPLIGAAVLVGAGDIAGCRSSGDEATAALLDSIPGTVFTAGDNVYPNGRMEEYRRCYEPSWGRHRGRTYPAPGNHDWRTRNGAPYFEYFGARAGPPGLGYYSFRIDEWLILILNSNIDLGPRSPQRAWLDAQLAADTNRCEIVITHHPRFSSGTHGTSWRMAAAWDVLYKHGVELAIGGHDHSYERFAPMTPAGARDDARGVRQFVVGTGGYKPSTRRRTPTRNSQIRSSASGVLKLSLGEGVYQWEFVPVAGQNFRDWGEGRCR; encoded by the coding sequence ATGGCTCGATGGGTTGAGGTTAGTACGCTGCCAAAGTTAGCTGGTTCGGCCCGCTTTTGGGCGATCCGCGCGGTCGCCTGCGCGGCCGCGCTGTCGCCCGCCGTCGGCTGCACGGACCGCTCCGGTCTCGCGGTCGCGGAAGGGGCCAATCCGACGCCGCCCCTGACCCCGCTCATCGGCGCGGCCGTGCTTGTCGGAGCCGGCGACATAGCCGGGTGCAGGTCGAGCGGCGACGAGGCCACCGCCGCGCTGCTGGACAGCATCCCGGGCACGGTATTCACGGCGGGCGACAATGTGTACCCCAACGGCAGAATGGAGGAATACCGGCGGTGCTATGAGCCGTCGTGGGGCCGCCACCGCGGCCGGACGTACCCAGCGCCCGGCAACCACGACTGGCGCACCCGGAACGGCGCGCCGTACTTCGAGTATTTCGGGGCGCGGGCCGGCCCCCCGGGACTGGGCTACTACAGCTTTCGGATCGACGAGTGGTTGATACTGATTCTCAACAGCAACATCGACCTCGGCCCGCGCTCGCCGCAGCGGGCCTGGCTGGACGCGCAGCTCGCGGCCGACACCAACCGGTGCGAGATCGTGATCACCCACCATCCGCGGTTCAGCTCAGGCACCCATGGGACGTCGTGGCGAATGGCAGCCGCGTGGGACGTGCTGTACAAGCACGGGGTCGAGCTGGCCATCGGCGGCCACGATCACAGCTACGAGCGCTTCGCGCCGATGACTCCCGCGGGCGCGCGCGACGACGCGCGGGGAGTCCGCCAGTTCGTCGTGGGCACGGGTGGCTACAAGCCGTCCACCCGGCGAAGAACGCCGACACGCAACAGCCAGATCCGCAGCTCCGCGAGCGGAGTGCTCAAGCTCTCGCTCGGCGAAGGCGTTTACCAATGGGAGTTCGTGCCCGTGGCGGGACAGAACTTCAGGGATTGGGGCGAGGGACGGTGCAGATAG
- a CDS encoding arsenite methyltransferase: MTNATMPADLKQEVKDKYGSVAKAVAEGTASDDAGCCSSACCGSSTESYDPITSNLYDEGEQAGVPAEALLASLGCGNPTALAQLNEGETVLDLGSGGGIDVLLSARRVGPTGKVYGLDMTDEMLALANENKRRAGAGNVEFLKGEIENIPLPDASVDVIISNCVINLSADKARVLREAFRVLKPGGRFAVSDVVVRGPVPAEVKRSMELWIGCVAGALEESEYQALLSAAGFEQIDIEPTRIYKAEDAAAFLANSVSNAEAVAREIDGKFLSAFVRATKPLSK, translated from the coding sequence ATGACGAACGCTACCATGCCTGCAGACCTGAAGCAGGAAGTAAAGGACAAGTACGGCAGTGTAGCCAAGGCCGTCGCCGAGGGCACCGCCAGCGACGACGCCGGCTGCTGCTCGAGCGCGTGCTGCGGCTCCAGCACGGAGTCGTACGACCCCATCACCTCCAACCTGTACGACGAGGGCGAGCAGGCCGGCGTGCCCGCCGAGGCGCTGCTGGCGTCGCTCGGCTGCGGCAACCCGACCGCGCTCGCTCAGCTGAACGAAGGCGAGACCGTGCTCGACCTCGGCTCCGGCGGCGGGATCGACGTGCTGCTGTCGGCCAGGCGCGTGGGCCCGACGGGCAAGGTGTACGGCCTCGACATGACCGACGAGATGCTGGCGCTCGCCAACGAGAACAAGCGCCGCGCCGGCGCCGGGAACGTCGAGTTCCTCAAGGGCGAGATCGAGAACATCCCGCTGCCCGATGCGTCCGTGGACGTCATCATCTCGAACTGCGTGATCAACCTCTCGGCCGACAAGGCGCGCGTCCTGCGCGAGGCGTTCAGGGTGCTCAAGCCCGGCGGGCGGTTCGCCGTGTCCGACGTAGTAGTGCGCGGCCCGGTGCCCGCGGAAGTGAAGCGGAGCATGGAGCTGTGGATCGGCTGCGTGGCGGGCGCGCTCGAGGAGAGCGAGTACCAGGCGCTGCTGAGCGCCGCGGGCTTCGAGCAGATCGACATCGAGCCGACGCGGATCTACAAGGCGGAGGACGCCGCCGCGTTCCTGGCGAACTCGGTGAGCAACGCCGAAGCGGTCGCGCGCGAGATCGACGGGAAGTTTCTCAGCGCATTCGTGCGGGCGACGAAGCCGCTGAGCAAGTAG
- a CDS encoding metalloregulator ArsR/SmtB family transcription factor, whose product MATATAGNTDRAAQWFHALSDSTRLGIVMRLTRGDRCVCELADALDAAQPRLSFHLRVLKDAGLISDRRDGRWVHYSLNPDAIEEAGQFLAALKPRRRLKVECCTTAGRLAASS is encoded by the coding sequence ATGGCAACCGCGACCGCAGGCAACACCGATCGGGCAGCGCAGTGGTTTCACGCGCTGTCGGACTCCACCAGGCTGGGCATCGTGATGCGCCTTACGCGGGGCGATCGGTGCGTTTGCGAGCTGGCCGACGCGCTGGACGCGGCGCAGCCGCGCCTCTCGTTCCACCTCCGCGTGCTGAAGGACGCGGGGCTGATCAGCGACCGGCGTGACGGCCGGTGGGTCCACTACTCCCTCAACCCCGACGCCATCGAGGAAGCGGGCCAGTTCCTGGCCGCGCTCAAGCCGAGGCGCCGGTTAAAGGTGGAATGCTGTACGACAGCTGGCAGGCTAGCAGCTAGCAGCTAG
- a CDS encoding metallophosphoesterase family protein: MISDIHANLPALEAVLRHIDGARPVTATYHLGDLVGYAPWPNEVVALLGERGIQGVAGNYDSTVATDYKHCGCKYEDAEQERLSHVSFEWTKANVRPETKRLLAELPFRLDVRPSGGHASGATLTLVHGTPVLNTVYWMEDRPDDFCRKMAALAGLKAGDVLAFGHTHKLWHRVVDGIHFVNAGSVGRPKDGDPRACYVTVDLAGPAPVVEFIRVEYDIERAARAITDAGLPREFADLLRSG, from the coding sequence CTGATCTCGGACATCCACGCCAACCTTCCGGCGTTGGAGGCCGTGCTCCGTCACATCGACGGGGCACGGCCTGTCACAGCCACCTACCACCTCGGCGATCTGGTCGGCTACGCGCCGTGGCCCAACGAGGTCGTCGCGCTGCTGGGCGAGCGCGGGATTCAGGGCGTGGCCGGCAACTATGACTCCACCGTCGCGACCGATTACAAACACTGCGGCTGCAAGTACGAGGACGCGGAGCAGGAGCGGCTGTCGCACGTCTCGTTCGAGTGGACCAAGGCGAACGTTCGGCCGGAGACGAAGCGTCTGCTCGCCGAGCTGCCGTTCCGCCTCGACGTTCGACCTTCCGGTGGGCACGCGAGCGGCGCCACGCTGACGCTCGTGCACGGCACGCCGGTGCTCAACACGGTGTACTGGATGGAAGACCGCCCCGACGATTTCTGCCGCAAGATGGCGGCGCTCGCGGGATTGAAGGCGGGCGACGTGCTCGCGTTCGGCCACACGCACAAGCTGTGGCATCGGGTGGTGGACGGCATCCACTTCGTGAATGCGGGGAGTGTCGGGCGGCCCAAGGACGGGGATCCTCGCGCGTGCTACGTCACGGTGGACCTCGCGGGGCCCGCTCCCGTGGTGGAGTTTATACGCGTGGAATACGACATCGAGCGCGCGGCACGGGCAATCACGGACGCCGGCCTCCCGCGGGAGTTCGCGGACCTGCTGCGATCGGGCTGA